A region of Clostridium acetobutylicum ATCC 824 DNA encodes the following proteins:
- the map gene encoding type I methionyl aminopeptidase → MIIIKNDTEIEYMRQAGKIVGETLNMLEKAAKPGVTTADLDRLAEDFIKKYNAIPSFKGYGGFPASICTSINEEVIHGIPSKHRVLHEGDIISVDCGAILNGYQGDAARTFAIGEISEEAAKLIKVTKESFFKGVEKAVIGNRLTDISHSIQEYVESFGYGVVRDYVGHGIGKEMHEDPEVPNYGRPGRGPKLVHGMVLAIEPMVDVGTYMVKTQSNDWTVVTQDGSLAAHYENTVAILDNGPEILTLCE, encoded by the coding sequence ATGATTATAATTAAAAACGACACTGAAATTGAGTATATGAGGCAAGCTGGAAAAATAGTTGGGGAAACACTCAACATGCTTGAAAAGGCTGCAAAGCCAGGTGTAACAACTGCAGATTTAGATAGATTAGCTGAAGATTTTATTAAGAAATACAATGCAATTCCTTCATTTAAAGGATATGGTGGTTTTCCAGCATCAATATGTACATCAATAAATGAAGAAGTTATTCATGGTATACCATCTAAGCATAGGGTTCTACATGAAGGTGATATTATAAGTGTAGATTGTGGTGCTATTTTAAACGGATACCAAGGGGATGCTGCTAGGACTTTTGCTATTGGAGAGATATCAGAGGAAGCTGCAAAGCTTATTAAAGTGACTAAAGAGAGCTTTTTTAAGGGCGTAGAAAAGGCTGTTATCGGAAATAGACTTACAGATATATCACACTCTATTCAGGAGTATGTAGAAAGTTTTGGATACGGTGTAGTTAGAGATTATGTTGGTCATGGAATAGGAAAAGAAATGCACGAAGATCCAGAGGTGCCGAATTACGGTAGACCAGGTAGAGGACCAAAACTTGTTCACGGAATGGTGTTGGCAATTGAGCCAATGGTTGATGTTGGAACTTATATGGTGAAAACACAGAGTAACGATTGGACTGTAGTAACTCAAGATGGTAGTTTAGCTGCTCATTATGAAAATACAGTTGCTATATTGGATAACGGACCTGAAATACTGACTTTGTGTGAATAA
- a CDS encoding adenylate kinase, whose protein sequence is MKIILLGPPGAGKGTQAKLISSEFSIPHISTGDIFRANISGKTELGMKAKGYMDKGLLVPDELTIDIVKDRISKDDCKSGFLLDGFPRTVNQAEALDKFLVGRKEKIDCALLIDVPREKIFNRMTGRRVCSKCGASYHIEYNPTKVEGICDLCGSPVVQRKDDSEDTVKERLDVYDRQTEPLVVYYRNEAVLKSVDGTQDIDKVFEDIRNVLGEI, encoded by the coding sequence ATGAAAATAATTTTATTAGGTCCTCCAGGTGCAGGAAAAGGAACTCAGGCAAAGTTAATAAGCAGTGAATTCTCTATTCCTCACATATCAACAGGTGATATATTTAGAGCTAATATAAGTGGAAAAACAGAACTTGGAATGAAGGCTAAAGGATATATGGATAAAGGTCTTCTAGTTCCAGATGAATTAACTATAGATATAGTTAAGGATAGAATATCTAAAGATGATTGCAAAAGTGGATTTTTACTAGATGGCTTTCCAAGAACAGTAAATCAAGCAGAAGCCCTTGATAAATTTCTTGTAGGCAGAAAAGAAAAAATTGATTGTGCATTGTTAATAGACGTTCCAAGAGAAAAAATATTTAACAGAATGACAGGAAGAAGAGTTTGTAGTAAATGTGGAGCTAGTTATCACATTGAATATAATCCTACTAAAGTGGAAGGTATATGTGATCTCTGTGGTAGTCCTGTGGTTCAAAGAAAAGATGATTCAGAGGATACAGTTAAAGAGAGATTAGATGTTTATGATAGACAGACTGAGCCACTTGTAGTATATTATAGAAATGAAGCAGTTCTTAAATCAGTTGATGGTACTCAGGATATAGATAAAGTTTTTGAGGATATAAGAAATGTCTTAGGAGAGATATAG
- the secY gene encoding preprotein translocase subunit SecY, with translation MLSTLRNAWKVPELRKRMLFTIAMVLIFRMGNYIPVSGVDTSKILNLTNQSGSLFGLYNMMTGGAFSQFSIFAMGVIPYINASIIMQLLTVAIPSLEQLSKEGEEGRKKIQKITRYISVPLAALQSLTFYAVIRSAGAMQTNSKLSVFLIILTLTAASTFLMWLGDQITDKGIGNGASLIIFVNIISRFPSTIYNIVKLQSADTVNIVEIVVVAVIACVLFVGVVIASLAERRIPVQYAGKAVGGKVARKQSSHIPINMNASCIIAIIFAISVMMFPTTISQFWPTAKITKFLTGSEYSPFKQNTIPYMLLYLVLILFFTWFYTQITFKPEEMSENIHKSSGFIPGIRPGEPTTRFIERVLDKVSILGGLFASVIAIAPMIVEANGSFQGIHFASTGLLIVVGVALENLRIMQSQLTMRHYHGFLNE, from the coding sequence ATGTTATCAACCTTACGTAATGCTTGGAAAGTTCCAGAATTAAGAAAAAGAATGTTATTTACAATTGCGATGGTTCTAATTTTCAGAATGGGAAATTATATTCCCGTTTCTGGAGTAGACACATCAAAAATATTGAATTTAACAAACCAATCAGGCTCTCTTTTCGGACTTTATAATATGATGACAGGAGGAGCTTTTAGTCAATTTAGTATATTTGCAATGGGTGTTATTCCATATATTAATGCATCTATTATAATGCAGTTATTGACAGTAGCTATACCTTCACTTGAACAACTTTCAAAGGAAGGTGAAGAAGGAAGAAAGAAGATACAGAAAATCACAAGGTATATTTCGGTTCCTTTGGCTGCACTTCAATCACTTACATTTTATGCAGTAATAAGAAGTGCTGGAGCAATGCAAACTAATTCTAAGTTAAGTGTGTTCTTAATAATATTAACACTTACAGCCGCTTCAACATTCTTAATGTGGTTAGGCGATCAGATAACTGACAAAGGAATAGGAAATGGTGCATCACTTATAATATTTGTAAATATTATATCTAGATTTCCATCTACTATTTATAATATAGTTAAGTTACAATCGGCTGATACTGTGAATATAGTTGAAATTGTTGTAGTTGCTGTTATAGCTTGCGTATTATTTGTAGGAGTTGTTATAGCAAGCTTGGCAGAAAGAAGGATACCCGTACAGTATGCTGGAAAGGCAGTTGGAGGAAAAGTTGCAAGAAAGCAATCTTCTCATATTCCTATTAATATGAATGCATCATGTATTATAGCTATAATATTTGCTATATCAGTTATGATGTTTCCTACAACAATTTCTCAATTTTGGCCTACAGCAAAAATTACTAAATTTTTAACTGGAAGCGAGTATAGTCCATTTAAGCAAAATACAATACCTTATATGTTATTGTACCTTGTATTAATATTGTTCTTTACATGGTTTTATACTCAAATAACATTTAAGCCAGAAGAAATGTCTGAAAACATCCATAAATCTTCAGGTTTTATTCCAGGAATAAGACCAGGTGAACCTACAACTAGATTTATAGAAAGAGTGCTTGATAAAGTGTCAATTTTAGGTGGATTATTTGCTTCCGTTATAGCTATAGCACCTATGATAGTTGAAGCCAACGGTTCATTTCAAGGCATACATTTTGCAAGTACTGGATTATTGATTGTAGTAGGAGTTGCACTAGAAAATCTAAGGATCATGCAGTCACAATTGACTATGAGACATTATCATGGATTTTTAAATGAATAA
- the rplO gene encoding 50S ribosomal protein L15 encodes MKLHELKPAAGSRKAPKRVGRGTGSGLGRNAGKGEKGQNARSGGGVRPGFEGGQMPLYRRLPKRGFTNIFAKTITAVNVDRLNIFEDGTEVTIDALIEKGIIKKVNDGVKILGNGELKKKLVVKVNKYSKSAAEKIEAAGGKAEVI; translated from the coding sequence ATGAAACTTCATGAATTGAAACCTGCAGCAGGATCAAGAAAAGCTCCTAAAAGAGTTGGAAGAGGTACTGGTTCTGGCTTAGGAAGAAACGCAGGAAAAGGAGAAAAAGGCCAAAACGCAAGAAGTGGTGGCGGAGTAAGACCAGGATTTGAAGGTGGTCAGATGCCATTATATAGAAGATTACCTAAAAGAGGATTTACAAATATATTTGCTAAAACAATTACAGCAGTAAACGTAGATAGATTAAATATTTTTGAAGATGGAACAGAAGTAACAATTGATGCGCTGATAGAAAAAGGAATAATTAAAAAAGTTAACGATGGAGTTAAGATTTTAGGTAACGGAGAACTCAAAAAGAAATTAGTAGTTAAAGTTAATAAATATTCCAAATCAGCAGCTGAAAAAATAGAGGCAGCTGGGGGAAAAGCTGAGGTGATATAA
- the rpmD gene encoding 50S ribosomal protein L30: MAKISITLKKSLIGRKKDHIATVNALGLKKIGRTVEHEDTPQIRGMIKKVDYLLEVK, from the coding sequence ATGGCTAAAATTTCAATAACATTAAAAAAGAGTTTAATTGGAAGAAAAAAAGATCATATAGCTACAGTTAATGCTCTTGGACTTAAGAAAATAGGTCGTACAGTAGAGCATGAAGATACTCCTCAAATTAGAGGTATGATAAAAAAAGTTGATTATCTTTTAGAGGTAAAATAA
- the rpsE gene encoding 30S ribosomal protein S5 has translation MRIDPSTLDLKEKVVFINRVAKVVKGGRNFRFTALVVVGDENGHVGVGTGKSAEIPEAIRKGIEDAKKNLVEVAIVGTTVPHEIYGEFGTGRVLIMPASEGTGVIAGGPVRAVLELAGLNDVRAKSLGSNNPRNMVNATINGLSRLRTVEQIAALRGKTVEEILG, from the coding sequence ATGAGAATAGATCCTAGCACATTAGATCTTAAAGAAAAGGTTGTATTCATAAACAGAGTAGCTAAGGTTGTTAAAGGTGGTAGAAACTTCAGATTCACTGCATTAGTAGTTGTTGGAGATGAAAATGGCCACGTTGGCGTTGGTACTGGAAAATCAGCTGAAATACCAGAAGCTATAAGAAAAGGCATAGAAGATGCTAAAAAGAACTTAGTTGAAGTTGCAATTGTTGGAACAACAGTTCCTCATGAAATATATGGAGAATTTGGTACAGGAAGAGTTTTAATAATGCCTGCATCAGAAGGAACAGGAGTTATAGCTGGTGGTCCAGTTAGAGCCGTGCTTGAATTAGCTGGATTAAATGATGTAAGAGCCAAATCATTAGGTTCAAATAACCCAAGAAATATGGTTAACGCAACAATTAATGGTTTATCAAGATTAAGGACTGTTGAACAAATAGCAGCCTTAAGAGGAAAAACTGTTGAAGAAATTTTAGGATAG
- the rplR gene encoding 50S ribosomal protein L18: protein MLNKVQSRKRRHLRVRNKISGTPERPRLAVYRSEKNIYAQVIDDVNGTTLVSASTLDKDFSAKAGSNKEAAKLVGGIVAKKALDKGIKQVVFDRGGYIYHGRIKELAEAAREAGLEF from the coding sequence GTGTTAAACAAGGTTCAATCAAGAAAAAGACGTCACTTGAGAGTACGTAATAAAATTTCTGGTACTCCTGAAAGACCAAGACTTGCTGTATATAGAAGTGAAAAAAATATATATGCACAGGTTATTGATGATGTGAACGGTACTACATTAGTTTCAGCATCAACTTTAGATAAAGATTTCTCAGCTAAGGCTGGAAGTAATAAAGAAGCTGCTAAACTTGTAGGAGGAATCGTTGCTAAAAAGGCTTTAGATAAAGGAATAAAGCAGGTTGTTTTTGATAGAGGTGGATACATATATCACGGAAGAATCAAAGAACTTGCTGAAGCAGCAAGAGAAGCAGGATTAGAGTTCTAA
- the rplF gene encoding 50S ribosomal protein L6, giving the protein MSRVGKQPVEIPSGVTVTVTPDNVVTVKGTKGQLEKAMHKDMKIAVEDNKVVVTRPSDSKNHKALHGLTRALINNMVIGVTEGFSKTLQLVGVGYKAQLKGKSLILNLGYSHPIEVASIEGVTFEIPDANTVVVKGINKELVGSVAADIRTFRKPEPYKGKGIKYSDEVIRRKEGKTGK; this is encoded by the coding sequence ATGTCGAGAGTAGGTAAACAGCCAGTTGAGATACCTAGTGGTGTAACAGTTACAGTAACACCAGACAACGTTGTTACTGTAAAGGGCACAAAGGGTCAATTAGAAAAGGCTATGCATAAAGATATGAAAATTGCAGTTGAAGATAATAAAGTTGTGGTTACAAGACCTAGTGATAGCAAAAATCACAAAGCACTTCATGGATTAACAAGGGCGTTAATAAATAACATGGTTATAGGTGTTACAGAAGGTTTTTCAAAAACATTACAATTAGTTGGTGTTGGTTATAAAGCACAACTTAAGGGTAAAAGCTTAATATTAAATCTTGGATATTCACATCCAATAGAAGTTGCAAGTATTGAAGGAGTAACTTTTGAAATTCCAGATGCAAATACAGTTGTTGTAAAAGGAATTAATAAAGAATTAGTAGGATCCGTAGCAGCTGATATAAGAACATTTAGAAAACCTGAACCATATAAGGGTAAAGGAATTAAATATAGCGATGAAGTTATAAGACGTAAGGAAGGCAAAACTGGTAAGTAG
- the rpsH gene encoding 30S ribosomal protein S8, translating to MVMTDPIADLLTRIRNANVVRHGVVELPSSKIKKAMANILLQEGYLKDIEEYNDGVVPMLRLSMKYGKGKERIVTGLKRISKPGLRVYCRKEEIPKVLNGLGIAIISTSKGIVTDKEARKLGLGGEVLCYVW from the coding sequence ATGGTTATGACAGATCCAATAGCAGATTTACTAACTCGTATAAGAAATGCTAATGTTGTTAGACATGGAGTAGTTGAGCTACCTTCTTCAAAAATTAAGAAGGCAATGGCAAACATATTGCTTCAGGAAGGTTACTTAAAAGATATAGAGGAGTACAATGACGGAGTTGTACCAATGTTAAGATTATCCATGAAATATGGAAAAGGAAAAGAAAGAATAGTTACTGGTTTAAAGAGAATATCAAAACCAGGATTAAGAGTTTATTGCAGAAAGGAAGAAATTCCTAAAGTATTAAACGGACTTGGAATAGCAATTATATCCACATCTAAAGGAATAGTTACTGATAAAGAAGCTAGGAAATTAGGATTAGGCGGCGAAGTACTTTGCTACGTTTGGTAG
- a CDS encoding type Z 30S ribosomal protein S14: protein MARKALIEKWKKEPKYSTRAYTRCKICGRPHSVLKKYGICRICFRELAYKGEIPGCRKASW, encoded by the coding sequence ATGGCACGTAAAGCTTTGATAGAAAAGTGGAAAAAAGAACCTAAGTATTCAACAAGAGCTTATACAAGATGCAAAATATGCGGAAGACCACATAGTGTGCTAAAAAAATATGGAATTTGCCGTATTTGTTTTAGAGAACTTGCATATAAAGGTGAAATACCTGGATGCAGAAAAGCAAGCTGGTAG
- the rplE gene encoding 50S ribosomal protein L5 — MVPRLKEKYEKEVIPALMEKFQYKNIMEVPKLEKIVINMGVGEAKENQKVLESAVADMQLISGQKPILTRAKKSVANFKIRENMPIGCKVTLRKNKMFEFADKLMNVALPRVRDFRGVSSKSFDGRGNYALGIKEQLIFPEVEYDKIDKVRGMDVIFVTNAKTDEEARELLRFLGMPFAQ; from the coding sequence ATGGTTCCAAGACTTAAAGAAAAATACGAAAAAGAAGTTATTCCAGCTTTAATGGAAAAATTTCAATATAAAAATATAATGGAAGTTCCAAAGCTTGAAAAGATTGTTATAAACATGGGCGTTGGAGAAGCTAAGGAAAATCAGAAAGTTTTAGAATCAGCTGTTGCTGATATGCAATTAATTTCAGGTCAAAAGCCTATATTAACAAGAGCAAAAAAATCAGTAGCTAATTTTAAAATAAGAGAGAATATGCCTATAGGTTGCAAGGTTACATTAAGAAAGAATAAAATGTTTGAATTTGCAGACAAATTAATGAATGTAGCTTTACCTAGAGTTAGAGATTTCAGAGGAGTATCAAGTAAATCTTTTGATGGAAGAGGAAACTACGCATTAGGAATAAAAGAGCAATTAATATTCCCAGAAGTAGAGTATGATAAGATAGATAAAGTTAGAGGTATGGATGTAATCTTTGTTACAAACGCGAAGACAGATGAAGAAGCAAGAGAATTGTTAAGATTCCTTGGTATGCCATTTGCTCAATAA
- the rplX gene encoding 50S ribosomal protein L24, with translation MANKIHVRKQDSVVVISGKDRGKIGEVLAVNPKKGTVLIKDVNVVVKHQKANKENMQGGLIKKEAPINSAKVMLYCTKCKTATRISKKVLDDGTKVRVCKKCGETF, from the coding sequence ATGGCAAATAAAATTCATGTGAGAAAACAGGATTCGGTTGTTGTTATATCTGGTAAAGATAGAGGAAAAATTGGAGAAGTATTAGCAGTTAATCCTAAAAAGGGAACTGTTTTAATTAAAGATGTTAACGTAGTAGTTAAACATCAAAAAGCTAACAAAGAGAATATGCAGGGCGGCTTAATTAAAAAAGAAGCTCCAATAAATAGTGCAAAAGTAATGTTATACTGCACAAAGTGCAAGACTGCTACAAGAATAAGTAAAAAAGTACTTGATGACGGAACAAAAGTTAGAGTATGCAAAAAGTGTGGAGAAACATTTTAA
- the rplN gene encoding 50S ribosomal protein L14 — translation MIQAQTMLKVADNSGAKEIMCVRVLGGSKRKWGNIGDIIVASVKSATPGGVVKKGEVVKAVVVRSAKGLRRADGSYIKFDENAAVLIKDDKQPRGTRIFGPVARELRDKDFNKILSLAPEVL, via the coding sequence ATGATACAAGCACAAACAATGTTAAAGGTTGCAGATAATTCTGGAGCTAAGGAAATAATGTGTGTTAGAGTATTAGGTGGTTCCAAGAGAAAATGGGGAAACATTGGTGATATAATAGTTGCTAGCGTTAAAAGTGCAACACCAGGTGGTGTTGTTAAAAAGGGTGAAGTTGTTAAGGCAGTTGTAGTAAGATCCGCAAAGGGTTTAAGAAGAGCTGACGGTTCATATATAAAATTTGACGAGAATGCAGCAGTTTTAATAAAAGACGATAAACAGCCAAGAGGAACTCGTATTTTTGGACCGGTTGCCAGGGAGTTAAGAGATAAAGATTTTAACAAAATATTATCATTAGCACCTGAAGTTCTATAA
- the rpsQ gene encoding 30S ribosomal protein S17, which yields MERGNRKTRIGRVVSDKMDKTIVVAVETKVRHPLYGKTVNKTTKFKAHDEKNEAKLNDRVQIMETRPLSKDKRWRLVEIVEKAK from the coding sequence TTGGAAAGAGGAAACAGAAAGACAAGAATTGGTAGAGTTGTATCCGATAAAATGGATAAAACAATAGTTGTTGCAGTAGAGACAAAAGTTCGTCATCCTTTATACGGAAAAACTGTAAATAAGACAACTAAATTTAAAGCTCATGATGAGAAAAATGAAGCTAAACTTAATGATAGAGTACAAATAATGGAAACAAGGCCATTGTCTAAAGATAAAAGATGGAGACTTGTAGAAATAGTTGAAAAGGCTAAATAA
- the rpmC gene encoding 50S ribosomal protein L29 — MKAKELREKAPEELNLQLNDLKTELFTLRFQLATGQLENPMRIKEVKKSIAQIKTILREEELKACED, encoded by the coding sequence ATGAAGGCTAAAGAACTAAGAGAAAAAGCACCTGAAGAATTAAATTTACAATTAAATGATTTAAAGACAGAATTATTTACTTTGAGATTTCAGTTGGCTACTGGTCAGCTAGAAAATCCTATGAGAATAAAGGAAGTTAAAAAATCAATAGCCCAAATTAAAACCATCCTTAGAGAAGAAGAATTAAAGGCGTGTGAGGATTAA
- the rplP gene encoding 50S ribosomal protein L16 translates to MLMPKRVKHRKVQRGRMKGKATRGNFIAYGDFAIQATECAWITSNQIEAARIAINRYVKRGGKLWIKIFPDKPVTQKPAETRMGSGKGSPEYWVAVVKPGRVLFEMSDVTEEQAREAFRLASHKLPIKTKFVTRKDFEEMGGEANEG, encoded by the coding sequence ATGTTAATGCCTAAAAGAGTTAAACATCGTAAGGTTCAGCGTGGTAGAATGAAAGGTAAGGCTACAAGAGGTAACTTTATCGCATATGGTGATTTTGCAATTCAAGCTACTGAGTGTGCTTGGATAACAAGTAACCAAATAGAAGCTGCCAGAATAGCTATAAATAGATACGTTAAAAGGGGAGGAAAACTTTGGATAAAGATTTTCCCTGATAAACCAGTAACTCAAAAACCAGCTGAAACCCGTATGGGATCTGGTAAGGGTTCTCCAGAATATTGGGTAGCAGTAGTTAAACCAGGAAGAGTATTGTTTGAAATGTCTGATGTTACCGAAGAGCAAGCAAGAGAAGCATTTAGACTTGCATCACATAAACTTCCTATAAAAACTAAGTTCGTAACTAGGAAGGACTTTGAAGAAATGGGTGGTGAAGCAAATGAAGGCTAA
- the rpsC gene encoding 30S ribosomal protein S3 → MGQKVNPHGLRVGVIKEWNAKWYANSKNFSSYLVQDNKIRKFVKNKLSSAGVSRIEIERAAKRVKLNIHTAKPGMVIGKGGQGIEALKKDLVNFVDKENVLINIVEVKNSDANAQLMAENIAQQLERRISFRRAMKQTIQRAMRTGAKGVKTACAGRLAGAEIARTEQYHEGTIPLQTLRADIDYGFAEADTTYGKIGVKVWVYNGEILPTKKIEKKEEANA, encoded by the coding sequence TTGGGTCAGAAAGTTAATCCGCACGGTTTAAGAGTCGGCGTTATTAAAGAGTGGAACGCAAAATGGTATGCAAATAGTAAAAACTTTTCGTCATATCTAGTACAGGATAACAAGATAAGAAAATTTGTTAAAAATAAACTTTCAAGTGCTGGAGTTTCTAGAATTGAAATAGAAAGAGCAGCAAAAAGAGTTAAGCTTAATATACACACTGCTAAACCTGGAATGGTTATAGGTAAAGGTGGTCAAGGAATAGAAGCTTTAAAGAAAGATTTAGTTAATTTTGTTGACAAAGAAAATGTTCTTATCAACATAGTAGAAGTTAAAAATAGTGATGCAAATGCACAGCTTATGGCTGAAAATATAGCACAACAACTTGAAAGAAGAATATCTTTCAGAAGAGCTATGAAACAAACAATACAGCGAGCTATGAGAACAGGAGCTAAAGGAGTCAAAACTGCTTGTGCTGGAAGACTTGCTGGAGCTGAAATAGCAAGAACTGAACAGTATCATGAAGGTACAATTCCACTTCAAACATTAAGAGCTGATATTGATTATGGATTTGCAGAAGCCGATACTACTTATGGAAAAATAGGAGTAAAAGTATGGGTTTATAATGGTGAAATTCTTCCCACTAAAAAAATTGAAAAAAAGGAAGAAGCTAACGCATAA
- the rplV gene encoding 50S ribosomal protein L22 gives MEAKAIAKYVRMSPMKVKIVLDLIRGKNVNEAFAILQYTPKDAAVVINKVLKSAVANAENNFNLDGNRLYVSEAYAGQGPTLKRFQPHAQGRAFSIKKRSSHITVIVKERD, from the coding sequence ATGGAGGCTAAAGCTATAGCTAAATACGTTAGAATGTCCCCAATGAAAGTTAAAATCGTTCTTGATTTAATAAGAGGAAAAAATGTAAATGAAGCTTTTGCTATATTACAATATACACCTAAAGATGCTGCAGTTGTTATAAACAAAGTGCTAAAATCTGCAGTAGCAAATGCTGAAAATAATTTTAATTTAGATGGAAACAGATTATATGTTTCAGAAGCATATGCAGGTCAGGGACCTACATTGAAAAGATTTCAACCTCATGCACAGGGTAGAGCATTCAGTATAAAGAAAAGATCAAGTCACATAACAGTGATTGTAAAAGAAAGAGATTAA
- the rpsS gene encoding 30S ribosomal protein S19 produces the protein MSRSIKKGPFVKESLLNKIVEMNKAGDKKVVKTWSRSSTIFPEMIGHTIAVHDGRKHVPVYISEDMVGHKLGEFVLTRTFRGHGNTEKTTSVK, from the coding sequence GTGAGTAGATCAATAAAAAAGGGACCTTTTGTAAAAGAATCTTTACTCAACAAAATAGTTGAAATGAATAAGGCTGGAGATAAGAAAGTTGTAAAAACTTGGTCCAGAAGTTCAACTATTTTCCCAGAAATGATAGGTCATACTATAGCTGTTCATGATGGAAGAAAACATGTTCCTGTTTATATAAGTGAAGATATGGTAGGACACAAACTAGGAGAATTTGTTCTTACAAGAACATTCAGAGGTCACGGAAATACAGAAAAGACAACATCAGTTAAGTAG
- the rplB gene encoding 50S ribosomal protein L2 produces the protein MAVRGFKPTSPARRQMTVSTFEEITTDVPEKSLLVSLNNKAGRNNNGKITVRHRGGGNRNKYRLIDFKRNKDGVPAKVTTIEYDPNRSAYIALVVYADGEKRYIIAPTKLSVGDTVVSGPDADIKIGNALPIKNIPVGTVIHNVELAAGKGAQLVRAAGSSAQLMAKEGNYAQLRLPSGEMRYVRIECRATIGTVSNLTHDIVNIGKAGRKRHMGIRPTVRGSVMNPNDHPHGGGEGKSPVGRPGPVTPWGKPALGYKTRKNKKYSDKLIVKRRNDK, from the coding sequence ATGGCAGTTAGAGGCTTTAAGCCTACTTCTCCTGCAAGAAGACAGATGACAGTATCTACATTTGAAGAAATAACTACTGATGTACCGGAAAAATCACTGTTAGTTTCTTTAAATAACAAAGCAGGAAGAAATAATAATGGTAAGATAACAGTTCGTCATAGAGGTGGCGGAAACAGAAACAAGTACAGGTTAATAGATTTCAAAAGAAATAAAGATGGAGTTCCAGCTAAGGTTACTACAATAGAGTATGATCCAAATAGATCAGCTTATATAGCTTTAGTAGTATATGCTGACGGAGAAAAGAGATACATAATTGCTCCTACTAAATTATCAGTTGGGGATACTGTTGTATCAGGTCCAGATGCAGATATAAAAATTGGTAATGCACTTCCAATAAAAAATATACCTGTTGGTACAGTAATTCATAATGTAGAATTAGCAGCAGGAAAGGGTGCACAATTAGTAAGAGCGGCTGGTTCATCAGCACAGCTTATGGCTAAAGAAGGAAACTATGCACAGTTAAGACTTCCAAGTGGAGAAATGAGATATGTTAGAATTGAATGCAGAGCTACAATTGGTACTGTATCAAATTTAACACATGACATTGTTAACATCGGTAAGGCTGGAAGAAAGAGACATATGGGAATAAGACCTACAGTAAGAGGTTCTGTCATGAACCCTAATGACCATCCACACGGTGGTGGAGAAGGTAAATCACCAGTTGGTCGTCCAGGTCCAGTTACACCATGGGGTAAACCAGCATTGGGTTACAAGACTAGAAAAAATAAGAAGTATTCTGACAAACTTATTGTTAAGAGAAGAAATGATAAGTAG
- the rplW gene encoding 50S ribosomal protein L23, which produces MYTNSHDIIRKPVITEKSMAEMADKKYTFIVDPHANKVQIKKAIEEVFGVKVEKVNTSNILGKTKRVGVHVGKRADYKKAIVKLTEDSKAIEFFEGMQ; this is translated from the coding sequence ATGTATACAAATAGCCATGATATAATTAGAAAACCTGTTATAACTGAAAAAAGTATGGCTGAAATGGCAGATAAAAAATACACCTTTATAGTAGATCCACATGCAAACAAAGTACAAATTAAAAAAGCAATCGAAGAAGTTTTTGGAGTGAAAGTTGAGAAGGTAAATACTTCAAACATACTCGGAAAAACAAAGAGAGTTGGAGTGCATGTTGGTAAAAGAGCGGATTACAAAAAAGCTATAGTTAAATTAACTGAAGATAGCAAAGCAATCGAGTTCTTTGAAGGAATGCAATAA